In Bacteroidota bacterium, the following proteins share a genomic window:
- the uvrA gene encoding excinuclease ABC subunit UvrA codes for MLKQKVEDLDPKHFIIIKGAAVNNLKHIDVAIPRNKLVVITGVSGSGKSSLAFDTLYAEGQRRYVESLSSYARQFMGKMDKPEVEYIKGIAPAIAIEQKVNTRNPRSTVGTSTEIYDYLKLLYARIGKTYSPISNELVKKDDLEDVINYIATLKNETVVLLLAPITLSAKQELPTMLRLLLQKGFTRIVLEGEIAKIEDVATRAPSKARTPKKKTGPDFYILADRIVVDKESEEMAARISDSANTTFYEGHGSCIVANLQDGLLQDFKEFNNRFERDGMTFEIPNTNLFAFNNPYGACKRCEGFGNIIGIDPDLVIPDKSLSVYEGGIVCWNGEKMSAWKDLLIKSSYKFDFPIHKPIYDLTKAQYQVLWKGNKYFHGLDTFFAELEKQIYKIQYRVMLARYRGKTLCPECEGTRLRADANYVKIKDTSISELVLMPVDKSLVFFKSLKLSKHDAEVGKRILVEITNRLQYLSDVGLGYLTLNRLSNTLSGGESQRINLATSLGSSLVGSMYILDEPSIGLHPRDTERLIGVLQSLKKLGNTLIVVEHDEAIMRNSDQLIDIGPYAGTDGGHLVFQGTFDELVDERESLTAQYLTNRLEIPLPEKRRKWNMSFEIIGARENNLKNLRVKFPLNVMTVITGVSGSGKTTLIKKIVVPALMKMHGGYSEATGNFDKLDGAYQQIKGVEMIDQNPIGKSSRSNPVTYMKAYDEIRALYADLPMSQMRKLKPSHFSFNVEGGRCETCEGEGMVTIEMQFMADIHLKCEACHGKRFKDEVLAVKYRERSIDEILEMTVNEALDFFTYTQTLDKFNGYEKKIAQKIQPLKDVGLGYIKLGQASSSLSGGEAQRIKLASFLVKGTGATDTLFIFDEPTTGLHFHDIRKLLEAFNALIRQGNSLLIIEHNTEVIKCADWIIDLGPEGGEEGGQLVFAGTPEDLVKEKKSYTGKYLKEKLTSRL; via the coding sequence GTGCTTAAGCAAAAAGTAGAAGATCTCGACCCTAAACACTTTATAATCATAAAGGGTGCAGCTGTAAACAACCTGAAGCATATAGATGTGGCTATACCTCGTAACAAGTTGGTGGTAATAACAGGAGTATCGGGGAGTGGCAAGAGTTCGCTGGCATTTGATACGCTATATGCCGAAGGGCAACGCAGGTATGTTGAGAGTTTATCATCGTATGCAAGGCAATTTATGGGCAAGATGGATAAACCCGAAGTAGAGTACATTAAGGGCATTGCCCCTGCCATTGCCATAGAGCAAAAAGTAAACACGCGCAACCCCCGAAGTACCGTAGGCACCAGTACCGAAATTTATGACTATCTCAAATTATTGTATGCGCGTATCGGAAAAACATATTCGCCTATAAGTAATGAATTGGTAAAAAAAGATGATTTGGAAGATGTAATTAATTACATAGCCACCCTCAAAAATGAAACGGTTGTATTATTGCTTGCACCCATTACACTAAGTGCCAAGCAAGAATTACCCACCATGCTCAGACTATTGCTGCAAAAGGGGTTTACACGAATTGTACTGGAAGGAGAAATTGCTAAAATAGAAGACGTGGCAACACGTGCACCATCCAAAGCGCGCACTCCAAAGAAAAAAACCGGACCAGATTTTTATATCCTTGCCGACCGTATTGTAGTAGATAAAGAAAGTGAAGAAATGGCAGCACGTATAAGTGACTCAGCCAACACTACTTTTTACGAAGGTCATGGAAGCTGCATAGTTGCTAACTTGCAGGATGGGTTGCTCCAAGACTTCAAAGAATTTAATAATCGGTTTGAACGTGATGGAATGACGTTCGAAATTCCTAATACCAATTTATTTGCATTCAACAATCCATATGGTGCCTGCAAGCGGTGCGAAGGATTTGGAAACATCATTGGCATCGACCCCGATTTGGTAATACCTGATAAATCGCTTTCGGTGTATGAAGGAGGCATAGTTTGCTGGAATGGAGAAAAAATGTCTGCATGGAAAGATCTTCTCATAAAGAGCTCTTACAAATTTGATTTCCCTATACATAAACCTATTTATGATCTTACCAAAGCTCAATACCAGGTGTTGTGGAAAGGTAATAAGTACTTTCATGGGTTAGATACTTTTTTTGCCGAACTCGAAAAACAAATTTATAAAATTCAATACCGTGTAATGCTGGCACGATATCGAGGCAAAACGCTTTGTCCCGAGTGTGAAGGCACACGTTTGCGTGCCGATGCCAACTATGTAAAAATAAAAGACACGAGTATAAGCGAACTTGTATTGATGCCTGTAGATAAAAGTCTCGTTTTTTTTAAATCTTTAAAACTCAGTAAACACGATGCTGAAGTTGGAAAACGAATTCTAGTAGAAATTACCAACCGATTACAATACCTTAGTGATGTTGGATTGGGCTACCTTACACTTAACCGATTGAGCAATACCTTAAGCGGTGGCGAGTCGCAACGAATAAATTTGGCAACCTCTTTAGGCAGCAGCCTTGTTGGAAGTATGTATATTTTGGATGAGCCAAGCATTGGATTACATCCACGTGATACCGAGCGATTGATAGGCGTATTGCAATCGTTAAAAAAACTTGGCAATACACTTATAGTTGTAGAACACGATGAAGCAATTATGCGCAATTCCGATCAGTTGATAGATATAGGTCCGTATGCAGGCACCGATGGAGGGCACCTTGTTTTTCAAGGTACTTTTGATGAGCTGGTAGATGAGCGAGAGAGCCTCACAGCACAATATCTTACTAACCGGCTCGAGATTCCGTTACCAGAAAAAAGAAGAAAATGGAATATGTCATTTGAAATAATTGGCGCGCGAGAAAACAACCTGAAAAATTTGCGTGTCAAATTTCCTCTAAATGTTATGACGGTAATTACTGGAGTTTCGGGTTCGGGTAAAACTACCCTCATCAAAAAAATTGTGGTGCCGGCACTTATGAAAATGCATGGTGGATATAGTGAAGCTACAGGCAATTTTGATAAACTGGATGGTGCCTATCAGCAAATTAAAGGGGTGGAAATGATTGATCAGAATCCGATAGGAAAATCATCGCGCAGCAACCCCGTTACTTATATGAAAGCGTATGATGAAATACGTGCTTTGTATGCAGACCTGCCTATGTCGCAAATGCGAAAATTAAAGCCATCACATTTTTCTTTTAATGTAGAAGGCGGTCGTTGCGAAACCTGCGAAGGCGAAGGCATGGTAACCATAGAGATGCAATTTATGGCAGACATTCACTTGAAGTGCGAAGCTTGTCATGGCAAAAGATTTAAGGATGAAGTACTGGCTGTAAAGTACCGTGAGCGCAGTATAGATGAAATACTTGAAATGACGGTAAACGAAGCGCTTGATTTTTTTACCTATACCCAAACGCTAGACAAATTTAATGGTTACGAAAAAAAGATTGCGCAAAAAATTCAGCCGCTTAAGGATGTTGGATTGGGTTATATTAAATTAGGACAGGCATCAAGTTCATTGAGTGGTGGCGAAGCACAACGTATAAAGCTTGCCAGCTTTCTGGTGAAAGGTACCGGTGCCACCGATACGCTTTTTATTTTTGATGAACCTACTACAGGATTACACTTTCATGATATACGTAAATTACTCGAGGCTTTTAATGCACTGATACGACAAGGCAACTCGCTCCTTATAATTGAACACAACACTGAAGTAATTAAATGTGCCGACTGGATTATTGACCTCGGCCCCGAAGGTGGTGAAGAAGGCGGGCAACTTGTTTTTGCCGGAACTCCCGAAGACCTGGTAAAGGAGAAGAAAAGTTATACCGGAAAATATTTGAAAGAGAAGCTAACGTCTAGATTATAA